GAGTTCATTAATTCTACGGGGTCTATATTATAGAAACCTGCAGCATCCGTATCTCCATTCTCACGATTTAAAATTGCTTTAGATAAAAGAGCGCTATATAATTTTCCTTTATTAGTAGGCACTAACTCTGATAGTCTTTTCTCAAAAAGATTAACTCCTAAAGCTTCATGAACGGTTTCCTTAAAATTCATTACTAAGTTTTTTGTTTTTCCATTCTCGCGATACAAATTTAATAAAAAATGAAAATGTCTGTAATTTATTTGATTGAAGAGAGTCTTCTCCTCGTCGGATAGGTAATTTTGAATGAAATCAAGCTTATCCTCTTTGTATTCATTTTCATAATTGTTTGAATCTTTTTCAACAGCAGTAAGATTCTTAGTTAAGTTAGTACCATCGGATAATTGCTCCTCGTATGTGATATCTGTCAAAGTAACTCCATTTGGCTCAACTACATGCTTTTTCCCTTTAATAGTAAGTGATCCTTTTAGACCTATTTCTTTAAATGATTGTTGTAGACTTACCTTTGCATAAGAAACCGAGGCAAATCTATTTTGAAGAAGAGTTACATTAGAGAAAAGAATTAAAAGAATCCCAAAAAATACACTTAGTTTTACAATAGACTTATAAGATCTACTTATTTTTACTTTTTGTACTAGACCAATGATGAATATGACAGAATAAATAAGGCAGATACCAGCCGTAATCTCAAAATGAGAAATATAGTTGACTAGAAATAACTCGCCGGTAAAAATACCCGATAACTGTAACAATAAACCAATCAAAGTCAAACTTAATTGGATCGTGCTAAAAAATCGCATTTCCTTACTCTGGTTAAAATCAGAATGAATCTTCATTTGGTCACGTAGTAAAAAGAAATTACCGAAAAAGAAAATAAGAAAATCTATAAGAAAGAAAGGTAACAACACAAATAGTGCGAGACCAGACGAATAGTAAACCATATGATACAAAATATTATAAATAAAGTACCCTAACAGTACTAAAGAAAGCTTAATAAAACTAATCTTGTCCTCTTTCATACGCAGACCTCCAAAACTTCCTATAAGGATTATATCATACTGTAAAGAAAACCTTACAAAATCATTAATAGATTCAACTTGCAAAAACACGTGAATTATTTCATACTAATCATACAGAAATATAAAAGGAGAAGATTATGATTTATAAAATCACGATTTGGATTGTTCGTGGATTATTAGTCCTATTAAACGGATTCGCTGATTATAAAGGTAGAGAAAAATTACCAAAGCATACTGGATATGTACTTGTGGCGCCCCATCGTTCTTGGTTAGATCCGGTTATGATGGCGATTGCTGTTTATCCTCAACCACTTGTTTTAATGGCTAAGCAAGAACTGTTTAAGCCAAAACCATTCGCTTGGTTTATAAAAAAACTTGGAGCATTCCCTGTGAACCGAGAAAAGCCAGGCCCAAGCGCGATTAAGTATCCTGTCCAACAAATTAAGGAAAATCAAAAAGCCCTTGTTATCTTTCCTACTGGGACTCGTTATTCAAACGAAATGAAAGGCGGCGCAGTAACCATTGCTCGTCTAGCAAAAGCCCCTATCGTTCCAATGGTGTATCAAGGACCGTTAACATTCAAGGATATTATTAAACGTAAAAAAATGCATGTAAGAATTGGTGACCCAATCTATATTGCAGACCAAAAACTAACAAAAGAAGAAATTGCAAATTACGATCAAGTACTAATTCAAAAATTCGATGAACTCGATAAGGAAATCGATCCAAATTATGTATATGAATTACCTGTAAAAGAATAACGTTATACCGTATACGGTATAACGAAAAAAACCATCGGAATACTCCGATGGTTTTTTGACTTTATTTTTTAGCTCTTTTTTTAGCTTGTGCTTTCATTGAAGCAGCAATTTGACGAACTTTTTGTTCTGATGGTTTTTGACCCATTTGAGTCATCATGCTACGAATCATATCTTCATCAAATGGTGGGTTTTCTGCGAAGTAATTCATCATTGTACGACGTGCGATAAAGAAACCACCGATCGCACCTGCGATTGCAGCAAGAATCACGATTAAAATCCATGCTCCTGTTGACATTTGGCTTTCTCTCCCTTCAATATGTGTATCCTTAACTATTGTACTAAATTATGAAGAAAATGAAAAGCCTTGCGGTAAAGTTTTCATTTGTTAATTTCGCAAATCAGGAACACATTGAAAAATTACTTAACTAAACCTTTCGCTAACACATAGTTTCCTAAAGTAGCTGAACCGTTATTATCAACGGCTGGAGTAACAATAAAGTCTTTTACTGGCGGAGTTGGTACATATCCGTTTAGTAATTCCTCAAACATACGATGAACGCGTTCTAACATATGATTTTGAGCCATAACTCCTCCTCCAAAAACAATCTTTTCAGGGCGGAAAGTTAGAGTTGCTTGAATGGCTGCTTGAGCAATATAACTCGCCTGAACATCCCAAACATCACTAGCAATATCTATATGTTCTCCACGAACTCCAGTACGTGCTTCTAAACTTGGTCCAGCAGCTAAACCTTCAAGACAGCCTTTATGGAAAGGACAAACGCCATCAAAATTATTTGCCACATCAATTGGGTGCTTACTTACATAAACATGTCCCATTTCAGGATGGCTAGTTCCTCCGATAAATTCACCACGTTGAATCACACCCGCACCAATTCCGGTACCGATTGTATAATAAACAAGCGTTTCGATATTTTCTCCACGATTGTTACGCGCATAAACTTCTCCGTAAGCAGAACTATTTACATCTGTTGTGAAGTAAATGGGCACATCTACTCTCTTTTTCAACGCACCAACAACATCCACATTTGCCCAATTTGGTTTTGGTGTTGTCGTGATGTATCCATATGTTTTAGATTTAGGATCCACATCAATCGGTCCAAATGACCCGATTCCAATTGCAGCTAGATTTTTAAATTTTGCAAAAAAGTCCGCTGTCTTTTTTAACGTTTCTTTTGGAGTCGTTGTAGGAAATTGAAGTTCTTCAACAGTATTAAAATCTTCATCAGCAACTGCACAAATAAACTTTGTGCCTCCAGCTTCTAAACTTCCATATAAGTTTGTCATAGGCCTTAAGCTCCCTTAGTTATTTTTAATTATTGTATCATATTTTTACCTAAAAAAAGAAGACGAATCCTGTAATAGAATTCGTCTTCCAGAAAAATTATACATGTAACTCTAATACTCGAGTTTTATTCGTAACAGAACCAGTTGCGATTGGAGTCACTTCTGCATAATCCATGGTGTTAGTGATAATGACCATTGTTGTGTCATCTAACCCATTTGCAGCAATCACTTCAGAATCAAATGTTCCGATGATATCCCCTGCTCTTACACGGTCTCCTTGAGATACTTTTGCTTCAAATCCTTTACCATTCAACGAAACAGTATCGATTCCGACGTGAATGAGAATTTCAGCACCATTATCTGTTTTTAAACCATATGCATGACCTGTTGGGAACGCAATCGCGATTTCGGCATCTGCTGGAGCATATACAACTCCTTTAGATGGCTTCACTGCAATCCCTTGTCCCATAACTCCGCTAGAGAATACAGGATCATTTACCTCGCTTAAAGCCACAACTTCGCCAACAATTGGTGAATGTAATTTTTCATCAGTACGTTCAGTCGCCGTCGCACCTACTTCTTCCTCTTGAGTTTCTTGTGAAGAAGGTCCTTCTGCTTCAACAGGAGTATCTAACATGGAATCATCGTAACCGAATAAATAAGTAAACGTAAATCCTAATGCAAATGATACTGCAACCATGAATAAGTATTGTGGTAATTGTTGATTTCCGACATAAAGCATTGAACCAGGAATGATTGTAATTCCGTTACTTGTACCCGCTAATCCTAGTAAAGCTGAAAGAGCTCCACCTAACGCACCTGCTAACAATGAAAGAACGAATGGTTTACGGAATCGTAAGTTTACCCCGAAAATAACAGGCTCTGTAATTCCAAGGAAAGCAGATAAAGCCGCTGGGAATGTTAATGCTTTTAATTTTGGACTCTTCGTTTTAACACCAATCGCAACCGCCGCAGCCCCTTGAGCCGTCATCGCAGCTGTAATAATAGCATTAAATGGGTTTTGTCCAGTCGCTGATAATAAGTTAATTTCTAATAAATTGAAGATATGGTGAACTCCAGAAACAACGATTAATTGATGTGTACCACCAATGATTAGTCCACCAAGACCAAATGGTAAATACAATACAGTTGTTGTAAGTGAAAGAATCACTTTCTCTACTTGATGGAAGATTGGTCCTAATACAAAAAGTCCTAAAATTGACATTACAAATAATGTAATAAAAGGTGTTACTAATAAGTCCAATACTTCCGGTACATATTTTCTGACCCATTTTTCAAAATTAGCACCTACAACCCCGATGATAAACGCTGGTAAAACAGAACCTTGTAATCCAACGACATCCACAAGACCGAAGAATTTAATTGGAACAATTTCCCCACCTTGAGCAACCTCCCAAGCGTTAGGAAGAGAACCAGAAATTAACATCAGACCAAGTACAATTCCGATTGTTTGATTCCCACCAAACACTTTAAACGTAGACCAAACTACTAAGGCTGGTAATGCGATAAAAGCCGTATCTGTTAAGATTTTAGAATAAATTAAAAAGTCAGATGGTAATACAACACCAAAAGCCTCTAACAATCCACGAAGCCCCATAAAAAGACCTGTTGCAACAATGGCTGGAATGATTGGTACAAATACATCCCCGAATGTACGAACAGAACGTTGGAACCAGTTTCCTTGTTTGGCTGCTTCAGCTTTCATTTCGCTAGTTGTTGAAGTTGGTAATCCAAGAGATACCACTTCATCATAAATACGGTTTACAGTTCCTGTACCGAAAATGATTTGGAATTGTCCTGCGTTGAAGAACGCACCTTGAACTTTTTCAATATTCTCGACTCTATTCGTATCGATTTTTTCCTTATCTTTTACCATGATACGAAGACGCGTTGCACAGTGCGCTACACTACTAACGTTGTCTTTGCCACCAATGGCTTCGATAACACTTTTAGCAATTTCAATATTATTCATCCATTACACTCTCCTTTATAAAAATTGTTACTAATAATAGCACATTTATTTCATTTCGAATTGTATCATTATACCGTTATAAGTCAAGTTACATCTGATATTGAATCACTAAAAGAACACTTCCCCCAAAAAAGCTTGCATTTACGCGCAAAAACACGTACTGTAAAGATACAATTTTAGAGGAGGAATCCATCATGAAATGGACAACTGAAAAGAGATATAAAAGGTATGAAGATTGGTCAGAGGCTGAAAAAGAACAATTAAAGTCTACAATGGAAAAATCTCCTTGGAGAGCGAAATATCACGTAGAACCATCTAGCGGATTATTAAATGACCCAAACGGATTTTCTTATTTTGATGGCAAATGGATTTTATTCTACCAAAACTTTCCTTTCGGAGCGGCTCATGGTTTAAAATCATGGGTACAACTGGAAAGTGATAATCTTGTGACCTTTAAAGAAACTGGAGTCAAGGTACTACCAGATACTCCACTCGATAGTCATGGTGCGTATTCAGGTAGTGCAATGCAATTTGGTGATCAATTGTTTCTATTTTATACAGGAAATGTTAGAGATGAAAATTGGGTTCGTCACCCTTACCAATTAGGGGCACTTATGGATAAAGACGGTCATATTGAAAAACTTGGAAAAGATTTGATTCCAAAACCAAGTGATGCTACAGATCACTTTAGAGACCCTCAAATTTTTCAATATAAAGATCATTATTACGCGATTGTAGGAGGTCAAAACCTAGATAAAAAAGGGTTTGTTCGCCTCTACCGCTCTGTTAATAACGATTATACAAATTGGGAAGAAATTGGAGATTTAGATTTTAAGAATGACAATACCGCTTATATGATGGAATGTCCGAACTTAGTATTCGTAGATGACAAACCAGTACTCATTTACTGCCCTCAAGGATTAGATAAAGACGTATTCCACTACGATAATATTTATCCAAACTTATATAAAATCGGTGAAACATTCGACCCAGAAAATGCGACGATCACACCAGTTTCTAAGCCCCATCAATTAGATTACGGTTTTGACGTCTATGCTACTCAAGCGTTTAACGCACCAGACGGGCGTGCGCTTTGCATCAGCTGGCTTGGATTACCAGATGTTTCTTATCCTAGCGATATTTACGAACACCAAGGAATCTTATCTTTAGTGAAAGAACTTTCCATTAAAAATGGTAAATTATATCAAACTCCTGTAAAAGGAATTGAAAAACTTCGCCAATCTTCACTTCCGTTTAATAAATATATTAAAAACACATCGAATTGCTACGAGTTAAACCTTAAATTAGAAGGCGATATGATTCATGAACTTGTTCTATTCTCAGACAAGGATGGCAATGGACTATCCCTCATCTTTAATCTTGTAGATGGTGAGATTGTAGTTGACCGAAGCAATGTTGGAGAAGCCTTTGCTACAGAATACAGTAGCGTTCGTACAGCACCAATTGCTCCAGCAGACACTACTGCGCGTATCTTTATTGATAATTCTGTCTTTGAAATCTTTGTTAATGATGGAGAAATGGTCTTTTCTGGCCGTGTCTTCCCTCGCGCGGATCAAACACATATTTCAATTTTACAAGGAGATCCAACTGGGGTCTATTATCCACTGCTTTCATTTACAAATCCAAACTAAAAAAAGAAGATCCAATAGGATCTTCTTTTTTTATGCTTCAACCAATCGGTGAATCCATCTTCCTGAGAAAACTCGTTTCAAACCAATCACCGCTTTACATAGTTCTTCAGCTCCAGCACAGATAACGACCAGTTGTACTGGAAAATGCCAAATTGCAGCTGCAACTAATGCTAACGGAACGCCCACTAGCCATACACAAGCCATTTCAAGTTTCATGCCGTATTGTGTATCGCCTCCACCACGTAAAATACCAACAAGAATAATTGAATTTAAGGTTTTAAATACAAAAATAATTCCCATAATTTGAAGTAATTGCATTCCAAGTTCAAATACTTCTGGGCTTAAATGGGCAAACATTAATAAAGTCCATTGGGGTGTTAAACTTTGAATAGCTCCAATGACTACTCCAATAACAAGAGAAATCATTAAAAAGCGTTTCGCTTCTTGTTGAGCTTTTTCCAGTTCATTTCGTCCTACACGGTTTCCTAACATAATGCTACAACTACTACCCACTCCACGTACTAGGATAAATGATAAATTTTGTACAGCAACAGCAACTTGAACAGCAGCAGTTGCTTGAGTTCCAACCATTGCGTAGGCGGCACTATAAAATACTTGTCCTAATGCCCAGAAAGTTTCATTAACAATTACCGGGAAAGTTGTTACCCAAAAACTCATCCAAAAACCTTTTGAAATTTTAGACCAATAGCGACCAATTGGTAGATGAATTGGACCGCTATAAAAACTCACTACCCCAAAGAGGACACCCACTTCAACGATACGAGCAATTAAAGTAGCAACAGCAGCTCCAACGACTCCAAGTGCAGGTGCTCCGAATTTACCAAAGATAAAGACATAGTTAAAGAAAGCATTCGTGATAAAACTACAAATGGTGGCAACTAGAGGAATTTTGGGGCTTCCTGTTGTACGAAGTGCATTTGTCATCGCAAAGCTCCAAGCTGTAAATACATAACTTAAAGCAGCTACTCGTAAGTAATCTCCTCCAGCTTGAACAACAAGCGGATCCTGAGTAAATAAACGCAAGATTTCTTGAGGAAATAGGATACCAAGAAGCATAAATACAACACTGACAGCGGTGGATAGCAGTAAACTCATCTGATTAACCGCTTGAACTTTCTTTGTATCTCGAATTCCCCAATATTGAGAGAAGAGAACTGCAGACCCTGTATGAATCCCAAAACAGATTAACGTAAATAGGAAAAATACCTGATTTGCAAGCCCTACACCCGCAATACTCGCATCACCTAGAGATGAAATCATTATTGTATCTAATGTATTTAAGAAAGACGTTAATAAGTTTTGAAGAGATACAGGAATTGCAATGGCAAGCATTTGCCGATAAAAATGTTGACGTTCTTTAGCCATTCATAATCTCCTTTCAAATTCAAAGTAAAAAGGCGCACTGAACGCCTTTTTACAACTCATTATTTTTCTTCTTCGTTTAAGTTTAGAACCGACATGAAAGCTTCTTGTGGAACTTCAACAGACCCGACTTGTTTCATACGTTTCTTCCCTTCTTTTTGTTTCTCTAATAATTTACGTTTACGAGAAACGTCTCCTCCATAACATTTTGCAAGCACGTTTTTACGGAGAGCTTTAATATTGGTACGAGAGAGAATCTTATTTCCAATAGCCGCTTGAATAGGAACTTCAAATTGCTGACGTGGAATTAAAGTTCTTAATTTTTCTGTAATAGCTTTACCACGTCCATAAGCAAAGTCTTTATGAACAATAATACTTAAAGCATCCACTACTTCACCATTTAACATGATGTCCATCTTCACTAAATTACTTGGTCTGTAACCAATTAAATCATAATCCAATGATGCGTATCCTTTAGTACTTGATTTTAACGAATCAAAGAAATCAAAGATAATTTCAGAAAGTGGCATTTCGTATATCACATTCACACGGTATTCGTCTAAGTAATCCATCGTTACAAAAACACCACGTTTGCGTTGACAAATATCCATTACGCTTCCTACATATTCGTTTGGAACCATAATAGATGCTTTTACGTATGGCTCTTCAATCGATTGAACACTGGATTGATCCGGCATCTCAGCTGGGTTTGATACAACCACCTCTGTACCATCAGTCTTTTGTACATGATAAATAACAGAAGGTGCTGTTGTAATTAAATCTAAATCGAATTCGCGCTCTAAGCGTTCTTGAATAACATCCATATGAAGTAATCCTAGGAATCCACAACGGAAACCAAATCCAAGCGCTTGAGAAGTTTCTGCCTCAAATTGAAGCGCCGCATCATTTAATTGTAATTTTTCTAAAGCATCACGTAAGTCATTATATTTTGATGAATCGATTGGATATAAACCACAGTATACCATTGGATTCATTTTACGATATCCATCTAAAGGTTCACTAGCAGGATTATTCGCTAAAGTAACCGTATCCCCTACACGAGTATCTTGAATCGTTTTAATAGATGCAGTGATATAGCCAACATCTCCAACCATTAAGTAATCACGGCTGATTGGTTTTGGTGAGAAAATACCAACATCCACTACATCAAAAGTTTTTCCATTACTCATCAATTGAATTTTATCGCCAGGTTTTACAATCCCGTTTTGAATACGGACATTTAGCACAACCCCGCGATACGCATCATAGACAGAGTCGAAAATTAACGCTTGTAATGGTGCTTCAATATCACCAGTAGGCGCAGGTACTTTTTCTACAATCTGTTCCAAAATTTCTGGAATACCAATTCCAACTTTAGCACTAGCCAGAACTGCCTCACTAGCATCAATGCCAATGACATCTTCAATTTCAGTTCGCACTCTTTCTGGATCCGCTGCAGGAAGATCGATTTTATTAATAACAGGAATGATTTCTAAATCATTATCAATTGCTAAATACACATTCGCCAAAGTTTGTGCTTCAATTCCTTGAGCAGCATCTACTACTAGAATGGCCCCTTCACAAGCTGCTAAACTACGTGAAACTTCATAGGTGAAATCCACATGCCCTGGTGTATCAATTAAATGGAAGATATACTCTGTGCCATCTTTAGCATCATAAGTTAATTCTACAGCATTTAATTTAATGGTAATACCACGTTCTCTTTCAAGATCCATCGAGTCTAATAATTGGTCTTGCATCTCACGGTCAGCAACAGTATCAGTTGCTTGTAAGATACGATCGGCCAATGTAGACTTTCCGTGGTCAATATGAGCGATGATCGAAAAGTTTCGAATACGCTTTTGTCTTTCTTTCATTTGTTCTAAATTCATGAATAACTCCTTAAAACTACTACAATAAAATTCAAATAATTCTATCAAACTAAATTAATAATGGCAAGAACAATTCAGCTAAGTATAAGAAGATAAAAAATCCTAATACGTCTGTAGCTGTTGTTACAAAAATCGTTGATGAAATGGCTGGGTCTAAATTCAGTTTCTTTAAGAATAAAGGTACAAAGAAGCCGAAGAACGCACCTACCATCAAGTTCATCGCCATTGCTAAAATGACAATAATCGATAAGAAAAAGTTTTGATATGGGATGTAGAGTGCAATCGCTGCAAAAATCCCTGTAATAATCCCATTCACTAATCCAAGCCAGATTTCATTTAATACATACTTTTTATCTTTTTCCCAAGTTATTTGACCAATTGCAACTTCTTGAATAACCAGTGCTAATGTTTGAGAAGCTGAATTCCCACCCATCCCTGTAATAATTGGCATGGCAACCGCTAAAACAACAACTTGTTCAATCGTGTCTTGGAATAATCCGACAACCGCACTTGCCATAAAGGCTGTAATTAAGTTGATTAATAGCCAAGGGGTCCGTTTTTGAATCGATTCTTTAAAAGGTCCACCGATTCGTTCTGTTCCTTCAACCCCACTAATTAATAACATATCTTCGTGGTGCTCTTCTTGTAAGACGTGAACGATATCATCGATTGTGATGATCCCAAGTAACACATTTTGCTTATTGACTACTGGCACTACAGATAAGTCATACTTAGTAGAAATACGGGCCACTTCTTCTTGGTCTTCTTCTGGTAAGACGGAAATAATATTCGTGTGCATCACATCGTGTAAACTCTCATCTAAATCATGCGTGAATAAATCACGTATATCAATCCAACCAATTAATTTCCGTTGTAAACTCGTTACGAAAATAATGTTAATAATTTCTGAGTTTGGAGAAATCTCTCTTAGTTTAGAAAGAGTTTCTTCTACAGTTAAGTGTTCTTTTACCGTAATGTACTCCGTTGTCATAATCCCCCCGGCAGTATCCGGAGCGTAATTTAACATCGTTTGAATATCATCTTGAGAACTTTGCTTCATCATTTTGATGTAACGCTTACGTATTCCCACTGGTAAATTCCCTAAAATATCCACGACATCATCGTTTGACATTTGCTGGAACAGTAAAATTACACGTCTAAATGGTAATTTCTCAAGCATTCGTAATTGGAATTCAGGTTCAGCAACTTCTAAAATAGAAGCAAGTCTTGTATTCGAGATAGAGAACATGAAATTCTTTAGAACGTCATCGTCAACTTCTTCTAACGCTAAAGCGATATCAATCGGATAATTCTCATTAAAAAGCTCTCTTATTTTCTTAACATCTTTATTCGAAACAATAAGTGCAATATTATCTTTCATGACTCTTCTCCTTCCTTTTCCAATAGTACCAGTATAGCATAATTACCATTCTATCAACAATTCACAAGCAGAAAAAGTTACGCTATAATATAAGAAAATAACTTAGGAGGTCTCTTATGAAAACGAAAGAAGAATGGATTGAAGAATTAGCCTTAGAACCACATGTAGAAGGTGGCTATTTTAGACAAACGTATAAAGCTATTGAAACTGTAGAACTGCCTGAGGGACGCATCCGGTCTCTTTCTACCTCTATCTTATTTTTATTAACGAACCAAAACCCATCCCACTTCCATCTCCTCTCATCTGATGAAATTTGGTACTATCATTTTGGACACGCTCTTACCGTACATATGATTCATCCTGATGGTACTTACGAAGCAGTCGAAATTGGTCCAGGAGAAGGTCAAAAACTTCAATTCACCGTTCCTGCAGGAGTCGTCTTTGGATCTACCATTGAATCGGACAACGAAGAAAATTTTGCGATTGTCAGTTGTAGCGTTACACCTGGTTTTGAATACGAAGATTTTATACTCTATACTCAAGATGAATTATTAGAAAAGTATCCGGAACACGAAGAGATCATTCGCCGTCTTGCTGTCGTTTAAAATAAGCCAAAAAAAGAACTTAGCATATTCGTTGCTAAGTTCTTTTTCTATTATTCAAATGTATCTTTAAATGCGTTCTTCATCTTGTCGAAGAAATTCTCCTCACCATTATGAAGTTGCGTTCCTTCCTCATTAGCAAATACTTGTAAAGCTTGTCTTTGCTTATCTGTCAGTTTCTTAGGAGTGTCTACGATAACTTCTACATGTTGGTCACCGTTTCCTGTACCACGTAGTTTAGGAGCCCCTTTACCACGTAGTCGTAAAATCGTACCTGATTGTGTCCCAGCAGGAACTTTTAATTTCACTTTACCGTGTACAGTTGGTACGTCTACTTCATCTCCAAGAGCCGCTTGAGCAAAATTTACATGAAGTTGGTAATAAATATCCGCTCCTTGACGTTTGAATGTCTTACTTTGAGCAACTCGGAAAATGACATAAAGGTCACCATAAGGACCGCCATTGAAACCTACTTCCCCTTGTCCTTGAAGGCGCATTTGGTTTCCATCTTCAACACCTGCAGGAACTTTCACTTTGACTTTATGTGTTTCATCTACTTGACCATGACCGTGACAGGTTGGACATTTTTCTTTGATTTCTTGTCCTGTACCATGACACACATCACAGGTTGTTTGACTCATCATACGACCGAATGGTGTATTTCTTTCAACATTAATCACACCTGAACCATGACATTTAGAACAAGTCGTTGGATGCGTTCCAGGTTTTGCACCAGTGCCATGACACGTTTGACATTCGTCACTGCGGTGGTAATGAATCGTTTCTTCCTTACCAAAGATAGCTTCTTCAAATGTTAAATCCATGACATACTGAAGGTCAGCCCCTTGACGTGGCATGTTAGCACGATCTGCACGACTGCCTCCGCCACCGAAGAAACTACTAAAGATATCTTCGAATCCGCCAGTAAAGTTTCCATTACCGCCAAATCCTCCGAACCCATCAAATCCACCACCGAATCCGCCACCACTGAATCCAGAGTTTGGATCATAAGAAGCGTGTCCGTATTGATCATAAGCTGCACGTTTTTGTGCGTCTCCTAAAATCTCGTAAGCTTCAGCGATTTCTTTGAATTTCTCATCCGCTCCAGGTTCTTTATTAATATCTGGATGGTATTTTTTAGATAATTTCCGATAAGCTTTCTTA
This Granulicatella adiacens ATCC 49175 DNA region includes the following protein-coding sequences:
- a CDS encoding lysophospholipid acyltransferase family protein; the encoded protein is MIYKITIWIVRGLLVLLNGFADYKGREKLPKHTGYVLVAPHRSWLDPVMMAIAVYPQPLVLMAKQELFKPKPFAWFIKKLGAFPVNREKPGPSAIKYPVQQIKENQKALVIFPTGTRYSNEMKGGAVTIARLAKAPIVPMVYQGPLTFKDIIKRKKMHVRIGDPIYIADQKLTKEEIANYDQVLIQKFDELDKEIDPNYVYELPVKE
- a CDS encoding YneF family protein → MSTGAWILIVILAAIAGAIGGFFIARRTMMNYFAENPPFDEDMIRSMMTQMGQKPSEQKVRQIAASMKAQAKKRAKK
- the scrK gene encoding fructokinase ScrK, whose amino-acid sequence is MTNLYGSLEAGGTKFICAVADEDFNTVEELQFPTTTPKETLKKTADFFAKFKNLAAIGIGSFGPIDVDPKSKTYGYITTTPKPNWANVDVVGALKKRVDVPIYFTTDVNSSAYGEVYARNNRGENIETLVYYTIGTGIGAGVIQRGEFIGGTSHPEMGHVYVSKHPIDVANNFDGVCPFHKGCLEGLAAGPSLEARTGVRGEHIDIASDVWDVQASYIAQAAIQATLTFRPEKIVFGGGVMAQNHMLERVHRMFEELLNGYVPTPPVKDFIVTPAVDNNGSATLGNYVLAKGLVK
- a CDS encoding PTS beta-glucoside transporter subunit IIBCA; this translates as MNNIEIAKSVIEAIGGKDNVSSVAHCATRLRIMVKDKEKIDTNRVENIEKVQGAFFNAGQFQIIFGTGTVNRIYDEVVSLGLPTSTTSEMKAEAAKQGNWFQRSVRTFGDVFVPIIPAIVATGLFMGLRGLLEAFGVVLPSDFLIYSKILTDTAFIALPALVVWSTFKVFGGNQTIGIVLGLMLISGSLPNAWEVAQGGEIVPIKFFGLVDVVGLQGSVLPAFIIGVVGANFEKWVRKYVPEVLDLLVTPFITLFVMSILGLFVLGPIFHQVEKVILSLTTTVLYLPFGLGGLIIGGTHQLIVVSGVHHIFNLLEINLLSATGQNPFNAIITAAMTAQGAAAVAIGVKTKSPKLKALTFPAALSAFLGITEPVIFGVNLRFRKPFVLSLLAGALGGALSALLGLAGTSNGITIIPGSMLYVGNQQLPQYLFMVAVSFALGFTFTYLFGYDDSMLDTPVEAEGPSSQETQEEEVGATATERTDEKLHSPIVGEVVALSEVNDPVFSSGVMGQGIAVKPSKGVVYAPADAEIAIAFPTGHAYGLKTDNGAEILIHVGIDTVSLNGKGFEAKVSQGDRVRAGDIIGTFDSEVIAANGLDDTTMVIITNTMDYAEVTPIATGSVTNKTRVLELHV
- a CDS encoding sucrose-6-phosphate hydrolase, encoding MKWTTEKRYKRYEDWSEAEKEQLKSTMEKSPWRAKYHVEPSSGLLNDPNGFSYFDGKWILFYQNFPFGAAHGLKSWVQLESDNLVTFKETGVKVLPDTPLDSHGAYSGSAMQFGDQLFLFYTGNVRDENWVRHPYQLGALMDKDGHIEKLGKDLIPKPSDATDHFRDPQIFQYKDHYYAIVGGQNLDKKGFVRLYRSVNNDYTNWEEIGDLDFKNDNTAYMMECPNLVFVDDKPVLIYCPQGLDKDVFHYDNIYPNLYKIGETFDPENATITPVSKPHQLDYGFDVYATQAFNAPDGRALCISWLGLPDVSYPSDIYEHQGILSLVKELSIKNGKLYQTPVKGIEKLRQSSLPFNKYIKNTSNCYELNLKLEGDMIHELVLFSDKDGNGLSLIFNLVDGEIVVDRSNVGEAFATEYSSVRTAPIAPADTTARIFIDNSVFEIFVNDGEMVFSGRVFPRADQTHISILQGDPTGVYYPLLSFTNPN
- a CDS encoding MATE family efflux transporter, whose protein sequence is MAKERQHFYRQMLAIAIPVSLQNLLTSFLNTLDTIMISSLGDASIAGVGLANQVFFLFTLICFGIHTGSAVLFSQYWGIRDTKKVQAVNQMSLLLSTAVSVVFMLLGILFPQEILRLFTQDPLVVQAGGDYLRVAALSYVFTAWSFAMTNALRTTGSPKIPLVATICSFITNAFFNYVFIFGKFGAPALGVVGAAVATLIARIVEVGVLFGVVSFYSGPIHLPIGRYWSKISKGFWMSFWVTTFPVIVNETFWALGQVFYSAAYAMVGTQATAAVQVAVAVQNLSFILVRGVGSSCSIMLGNRVGRNELEKAQQEAKRFLMISLVIGVVIGAIQSLTPQWTLLMFAHLSPEVFELGMQLLQIMGIIFVFKTLNSIILVGILRGGGDTQYGMKLEMACVWLVGVPLALVAAAIWHFPVQLVVICAGAEELCKAVIGLKRVFSGRWIHRLVEA